A genomic window from Enoplosus armatus isolate fEnoArm2 chromosome 18, fEnoArm2.hap1, whole genome shotgun sequence includes:
- the brcc3 gene encoding lys-63-specific deubiquitinase: MAVSAVHLESDAFLVCMNHALSTEKEEVMGLCIGEVETTRIVHIHSVIILRRSDKRKDRVEISPEQLSAASTEAERLADITGRPMRVVGWYHSHPHITVWPSHVDVRTQAMYQMLDQCFVGLIFSCFIEDKNTKTGRVLYTCFQSVQAQKGSEYERVEIPIHVVPREAIGKVCLESAVELPRILCQEEQDTYRKIHSLAHLDPVTKIHNGSVFTKNLCSQMSAVSGPLLQWLEDRLEQNKQSIVELQQEKEMLLQELAAL; encoded by the coding sequence ATGGCAGTGAGCGCCGTTCACCTGGAGTCAGACGCCTTTCTGGTGTGCATGAATCACGCGCTGAGCAcggagaaagaggaggtgatGGGTCTGTGCATTGGGGAGGTGGAGACCACCCGGATCGTCCACATCCACTCCGTCATCATCCTCCGCCGCTCGGACAAGAGGAAGGACCGGGTGGAGATCTCCCCGGAGCAGCTGTCGGCGGCCTCCACGGAGGCGGAGAGGCTGGCCGACATCACCGGCAGGCCGATGCGGGTGGTCGGCTGGTACCACTCCCACCCGCACATCACCGTGTGGCCCTCCCACGTCGACGTGAGGACCCAGGCCATGTACCAGATGCTGGACCAGTGCTTCGTGGGCCTCATCTTCTCCTGCTTCATCGAGGACAAAAACACCAAGACGGGCCGGGTGCTGTACACCTGCTTCCAGTCCGTGCAGGCGCAGAAGGGCTCCGAGTACGAGCGGGTGGAGATCCCCATCCACGTCGTGCCCCGCGAAGCCATCGGCAAGGTGTGCCTGGAGTCGGCCGTGGAGCTGCCGCGGATCCTGTgccaggaggagcaggacaCCTACCGCAAGATCCACAGCCTGGCGCACCTGGACCCCGTCACCAAGATCCACAACGGCTCGGTGTTCACCAAGAACCTGTGCAGCCAGATGTCGGCGGTGAGCGGACCGCTGCTGCAGTGGCTGGAGGACCGGCTGGAGCAGAACAAGCAGAGCATcgtggagctgcagcaggagaaggagatgctgctgcaggagctggCCGCTCTGTGA